Proteins encoded in a region of the Pocillopora verrucosa isolate sample1 chromosome 11, ASM3666991v2, whole genome shotgun sequence genome:
- the LOC131768696 gene encoding ATP-binding cassette sub-family C member 4-like, translating to MVPIHQVFSNFRSLSAPLEILLVFSLLWNLVGWQTFGGVVFSIALIFFQTTLGNVFKSLQDKVARITDKRLRLIHDVISGIRVLKMNAWEWCFHDLVSEVRRLELNIVYKKGVILAGYLSAYSCYPIVSSFVALFPFLMAGNQLTAQNVFTTLALLGALQKPVTVLFSYALRALFQAFTTLERVESFLLDDDCDAPLSSTQKWNPSQSKDPTGISETQLNEYQFSAVEPTFLTNHVCNKGKPFLCLNRVKAHPKSDFFNLSLCISNSKLIGITGPVGCGKSTLFDLILGEIPSDYGQITHQGQIAYVCQTPWVFSGTIRENIIFGKEFIQDTFEKAIEACSLKEDLKSLSCGDLTYVGERGVSLSGGQRARLNLARAVYSDADIYLLDDPLSSVDAKVSNEIFQRCICGTLSDRIRLLITHQARFLGKTDLVLLMDKESKLTKGIYRELSQLEEFCEISATVPFAKANERGFSSNLVPHGAPMTKTGNSSRLEIEEEDRLTGSVSYKTYWRYLAYGVSKFFIMIWGALVVLPEGAVLASSFWLAYWTKQSWEDQQKADNAYVYICLASGCFIFALTRSFLSFYGMIKSSSSLHTAMLTSLLKTPVSFFDVNPAGRILNRFAKDVGCMDEVLPYILSESVQYVMFTISILVLISVANMWIIGASVPFTVLSLYVSKRYIITAREIKRIEAITSSPVCSHVTDTIQGITTVRVYKREGVFLDRFYSYQDANNRALFCYTASLKWLGIRLDSLSSVLVTVVTLAGIFLSGDTALSGLSISYCLQLTNTVQWMLQAIGETENYMTSVERVLSYTQLQPEPGYDTIIPHAPRDWPENGCVTFRNVSLSYFLGGPPVLKNISFSAAAGEKIGIVGRTGAGKSSLIACLLRMPANTEGEVIIDGICVADLNVQDVRTAIAVIPQSPFLFNDVLRRSLDPADKFTDEELWEILDKVKLKSTVVNRDGQLYCHVTENGANFSVGERQLICFARALLFGKKVIVMDEATSSVDTQTDELIQSIIRKEMNHCTVLTIAHRLSTVSDYDRIMVLSEGKIIEMDSPKVLLSNELSYFYQLYHSVKS from the exons ATGGTCCCGATCCATCAAGTTTTCTCTAACTTTAGATCGCTTTCTGCTCCTCTGGAGATACTTCTCGTTTTCTCTCTTTTGTGGAACTTAGTAGGCTGGCAAACATTTGGAGGTGTGGTCTTTTCAATAGCTCTCATCTTCTTTCAAACGACTCTGGGAAACGTTTTCAAAAGTCTTCAGGACAAGGTCGCCAGGATAACGGACAAGAGACTGCGTCTGATACATGACGTCATTTCCGGTATACGTGTACTAAAAATGAATGCTTGGGAATGGTGCTTTCATGATTTGGTTTCCGAAGTTAGGAG ATTAGAGCTCAACATTGTGTACAAGAAAGGAGTTATTTTAGCTGGTTACCTCTCGGCGTATTCCTGTTACCCAATAGTGTCCAGTTTTGTCGCTTTGTTTCCGTTTCTCATGGCTGGGAATCAACTTACAGCTCAAAATGTCTTCACTACTTTGGCTCTGCTGGGTGCGCTCCAAAAACCAGTCACTGTTCTGTTTTCGTATGCGCTTCGGGCTCTTTTTCAAGCATTTACAACACTTGAACGAGTAGAGTCGTTTCTTCTTGATGATGATTGCGATGCACCGTTGTCTTCCACTCAAAAATGGAATCCATCACAATCAAAGGACCCAACTGGCATAAGCGAAACACAATTAAACGAATATCAGTTTTCAGCGGTGGAACCAACTTTTCTGACGAATCATGTTTGTAATAAAGGCAAGcctttcctttgtttaaacAGAGTTAAAGCCCATCCAAAGAGTgactttttcaatttaagtCTATGCATTTCCAATTCTAAGTTGATTGGAATCACAGGTCCGGTGGGTTGCGGAAAATCGACTCTTTTTGATCTTATCCTTGGCGAAATACCATCAGATTATGGTCAAATTACTCATCAGGGACAAATTGCTTACGTTTGCCAAACACCTTGGGTGTTTTCGGGAACAATCCGCGAAAACATCATTTTTGGAAAGGAGTTCATCCAAGATACTTTTGAAAAAGCTATCGAGGCTTGTTCGCTGAAGGAAGATCTGAAGTCTCTTTCCTGTGGTGATCTGACTTATGTCGGGGAACGCGGGGTAAGTTTGAGTGGCGGTCAGCGTGCACGGCTAAACTTGGCACGCGCAGTGTATTCTGATGCCGACATTTATCTTTTGGATGATCCACTTAGTTCTGTTGACGCAAAAGTGTCGAATGAAATCTTTCAGAGGTGTATTTGTGGCACTTTGTCCGATCGGATCCGACTGTTAATTACCCATCAAGCTCGTTTTCTTGGAAAGACAGATCTGGTTCTTTTGATGGACAAGGAAAGCAAGTTGACTAAAGGTATTTATAGAGAGCTTAGTCAATTGGAGGAATTCTGTGAAATTTCTGCAACAGTACCCTTTGCTAAAGCAAACGAAAGAGGCTTTTCTAGTAATCTGGTGCCACACGGAGCTCCGATGACAAAGACTGGTAACTCCTCTCGTTTGGAAATCGAAGAAGAAGATCGCCTGACTGGTTCCGTTTCTTATAAAACTTACTGGAGGTACCTTGCATACGGAGTGTCAAAGTTCTTCATAATGATCTGGGGAGCTTTAGTAGTTTTACCTGAAG GAGCTGTTTTAGCTTCCAGCTTTTGGCTTGCATATTGGACAAAGCAATCGTGGGAAGATCAGCAGAAAGCTGACAACGCTTATGTCTATATCTGTCTAGCGAGTGGCTGCTTCATCTTCGCTTTAACCCGCTCCTTTCTTTCCTTCTACGGAATGATCAAGAGTTCTTCCAGCCTGCATACCGCCATGCTGACTTCATTGTTGAAAACTCCCGTTTCTTTCTTTGATGTGAATCCAGCTGGTCGTATCTTAAATCGCTTTGCTAAGGACGTTGGGTGTATGGATGAAGTGTTGCCTTATATCCTTTCAGAGTCTGTTCAATACGTTATGTTCACCATTAGTATTTTGGTTTTGATATCTGTTGCTAACATGTGGATCATTGGAGCAAGTGTGCCTTTCACAGTCCTTTCGCTGTATGTTAGTAAACGCTATATAATCACAGCACGTGAGATCAAAAGAATCGAAGCCATCACGAGCAGCCCAGTCTGCTCACACGTGACAGATACAATTCAAGGCATCACGACGGTTCGTGTGTACAAAAGAGAAGGAGTATTCCTGGATCGTTTTTACAG ttatCAAGATGCAAACAACAGAGCTTTGTTCTGCTATACTGCTTCCCTCAAGTGGCTTGGTATTCGCCTCGATTCTCTAAGTTCAGTCCTAGTTACTGTTGTAACTTTAGCCggcatttttctttctggtGATACAG CTTTATCAGGCTTATCAATAAGCTACTGTCTGCAGCTCACCAACACAGTTCAGTGGATGCTGCAGGCCATCGGAGAAACGGAGAATTACATGACGTCCGTCGAACGAGTTTTGAGCTACACACAACTTCAGCCGGAGCCAGGCTACGATACAATTATCCCGCACGCTCCCAGAGATTGGCCTGAAAATGGTTGCGTCACTTTTCGAAACGTGTCTTTGAGCTATTTCTTAGGGGGTCCTCCTGTcttgaaaaatatcagctttagtGCCGCCGCCGGTGAGAAAATAGGTATTGTTGGACGGACTGGCGCTGGAAAGTCGTCACTTATAGCTTGTTTGTTGCGCATGCCTGCAAACACCGAAGGCGAAGTCATAATCGATGGAATTTGTGTTGCTGATCTCAACGTCCAGGATGTTCGCACCGCGATTGCAGTCATTCCTCAGAGTCCTTTCCTCTTCAATGACGTGCTTCGTCGAAGTCTTGATCCAGCTGACAAATTTACTGATGAAGAATTGTGGGAAATTTTGGACAAAGTTAAGCTGAAGTCGACTGTGGTTAATAGAGATGGACAACTTTACTGTCATGTGACAGAAAATGGAGCTAATTTCAGCGTTGGAGAGCGGCAGTTGATCTGCTTCGCTCGCGCTCTTTTGTTCGGTAAAAAAGTTATTGTAATGGACGAGGCAACATCCAGTGTGGATACACAAACGGATGAACTGATACAAAGTATCATTCGTAAAGAAATGAATCACTGTACTGTTTTGACAATTGCACATCGTCTGAGTACTGTATCTGATTATGACCGAATAATGGTGCTCAGCGAAGGGAAAATTATCGAAATGGATTCTCCTAAGGTTTTACTGAGCAATGAGCTCAGTTATTTTTACCAGCTATATCACAGTGTGAAGTCCTAA